A part of Salvelinus namaycush isolate Seneca unplaced genomic scaffold, SaNama_1.0 Scaffold2115, whole genome shotgun sequence genomic DNA contains:
- the btg4 gene encoding protein BTG4, giving the protein MKEEIAAAVFFVARLAKRHGSLDAESREGFAAALTSALFDAYKTHWYPHTPVKGQAYRCLRMNRAQLRDPVLERACLRSDVCYEDLGLPREMTIWVDPGEVSCRYGERSVPFCVMQLQSCHQGDKEFSRRIHNAVERAASDIQSGSSSDEEGGDTSMGSSCSSLSAPCPATNPKPKTIPTVSNPNSVYQFSEFALVPPPPAWAAYSNRKAFPGDGYPHGPPSGGLFAQQHSSQFQPPKGFKPYRATSSFTGPRQDKYHWVSQNRS; this is encoded by the exons ATGAAGGAAGAGATTGCAGCAGCAGTGTTCTTCGTTGCTCGGCTGGCGAAGCGCCACGGTAGTTTAGATGCTGAGAGCAGAGAGGGGTTTGCTGCTGCCCTCACCTCAGCCCTGTTTGACGCCTACAAGACCCACTGGTACCCTCACACACCTGTCAAGGGACAGGCCTACCG GTGTCTACGTATGAACCGAGCTCAGCTGAGGGACCCTGTGTTGGAGAGGGCGTGTTTACGGAGCGACGTCTGTTACGAGGACCTGGGGTTGCCACGGGAGATGACAATCTGGGTCGACCCTGGAGAAGTGTCCTGCAG GTACGGAGAGCGCAGCGTTCCCTTCTGTGTGATGCAGCTGCAGAGCTGTCACCAGGGTGACAAGGAGTTTTCCCGGCGCATACATAATGCAGTGGAGAGGGCCGCCTCCGACATCCAATCAG GCTCTTCCTCTGACGAGGAGGGCGGGGACACCAGCATGGGTAGCAGCTGCAGCAGCCTATCCGCACCCTGCCCTGCCACCAACCCGAAACCCAAAACCATCCCGACAGTCAGCAACCCCAACAGTGTCTACCAG TTCAGTGAGTTCGCTCTAGTGCCACCCCCTCCGGCCTGGGCAGCTTACTCCAACAGGAAGGCCTTCCCCGGGGATGGCTACCCTCACGGCCCCCCCTCTGGAGGTCTGTTTGCCCAGCAGCACAGCAGCCAGTTCCAGCCTCCTAAAGGATTCAAACCCTACAGAGCCACCTCCTCCTTCACTGGGCCCAGGCAGGACAAGTACCACTGGGTCAGCCAGAACCGCTCCTAG
- the hoatz gene encoding cilia- and flagella-associated protein HOATZ yields MCESELRAGVTEEERREAEQLETELDKYFFTVFDGSSPEDVSHAKQLWTSLSLLPPLESRLVNADIRQRLPIAPTNHDETLLVVDTNAALKPSSS; encoded by the exons ATGTGTGAGTCAGAGCTGCGGGCTGGGGTaacggaggaggagaggagagaggcagagcagttAGAGACAGAGTTGGATAAATACTTTTTCACCGTGTTTGACGGCTCGTCTCCAGAAGATGTGTCTCACGCCAAGCAGCTGTGGACCTCTCTGTCACTGCTGCCTCCGCTAGAGTCCCGCCTGGTCAACGCAGACATCCGCCAGAGGCTGCCAATAGCCCCGACAAACCACGATGAGACACTTCTGGTAGTCG ACACCAATGCTGCTCTCAAACCATCTTCTTCT